The window TTGCCCGCAATGGTGTTCAGAAATATCTACCACTACTGCCCATTGCCATTGAACAGCTAGACTTACGGGACTATGATGTCATCCTTTCCTCATCTCATGCGGTTGCCAAGGGCATCCTGAGTACACCTCAACAACTGCATATCTGCTACTGTCATACGCCCATGCGCTACGCCTGGGATTTAACGTTTGATTATCTCAGTAGTAGTCGGATGGGGCGAGGGCCACAAGGCTTAATCACCCGGTATCTACTTCATCAATTGCGTCAGTGGGATGCCCTTTCGGCGAACCGGGTGGATTATTTTATTGCCAACTCGGTACATACCGCACGTCGCATCTGGCGCTGCTATCGGCGTCAGGCAACGGTGATTTATCCGCCGGTCAATATTGAGCGATTTCCGTTCCAGACTCAAAAAGAAGATTTTTATCTCACGGTTTCCCGCCTCGTGAGTTATAAGCGAGTCTCGTTAATTGTTCAAGCTTTCAATCAACTGGGACTTCCACTCGTCGTGATTGGCACAGGACCGGACTTGGAGGCGATTCGCAAACTGGCACAACCGAATGTACAAGTGCTAGGATTTCAGCCAGACTCGGTGGTTGAGCAGTATATGACCCGCGCCAAAGCCTTTGTCTATGCAGCCTGTGAAGATTTTGGCATTGCCCTAGTGGAAGCTCAAGCTTGTGGAACGCCCGTGATTGCCTATGGTGCTGGGGGGGCATTAGAGACTGTTCGAGATATTCGGCAACATCCGAACAGCGGAACAGGTCTATTTTTTCAATCCCAAAGTGCGGACGCGTTGATCGAAGCCGTGAATACTTTTGAGAGGTCAAAAAACTCGTTCAGTCCCGAACAGGGTCGATTAAACGCGGCTGGGTTTGCTCCCAAAATTTTTGGCGATCGCTACCTGGCTTTTCTGGAACAGTGCCAAGAGGGCTACAAATCTCAATTCTCCCCTGAAAATTTCAAGTTTCCTCAGGCGTATTCGCCGTAGCCAGCCTCTTGTGGCTTTATGATCTTGACTGTGTGGTGTGAAGTGAAGGAGTAAGATGACTGCCGAAAGCCAACTTATCTCCGTCAAGATGTTGCGAGCGTTCGTGAAGCGAGGAATTCAGCCACTCGCGTCGCGCAGCAGACCCAGGGGTCTTTCTCGACATCGCTTAAACGGAGATTTCGCCAAGCGGCTGTTTGATGTTATGTTTTCGCTATCTGTTCTGATTTCGTTTTTGCCGATTTACTTGGTACTCGCCCTACTGATTGCCATCAGCTCACCGGGGCCCATTTTTTATGTCCAGGAACGGGTCGGTAGAAATTACCAGTCGTTTGGCTGCCTCAAATTCAGAACAATGGTACAAAACGCTGACGAAATATTGACCGATTTGATGGAAACATCACCTCATTTACGTGAGGAATTTGAGGATAATTTCAAGCTCAAAAAAGACCCTCGAATTACAGGCATTGGTAAGTTTTTACGACTGACTAGTCTGGATGAGTTTCCTCAATTTTGGAATGTTTTGAAGGGAGATATGAGTGTGGTGGGGCCCCGACCCTTAGTGCCGGAAGAACTACCTAAATACGGGCGTAATATGGACAAGGTTTTGACGATTAGGCCAGGAATTACTGGTTTATGGCAAGTTTCTGGGCGTAATGACATTCCTTACCCTCTGCGGGTTCAAATGGATGTTTATTATGTCAATTTCAGGAATTTCTGGCTAGATTTATGGCTGATTTTCAAAACTCTTGGTGTGATTATTTTCCCTAAAAATAATGGGGCTTACTGAAGGAGAAGTCTGGAAAGTTTAGACATCTTTTTTTTGCTTATTAAGAGAGTTGATTTGACAACTAATTCTGTCTTCATTATTCTCTAAGGCGGTAGAAATCCACAGGCTATTTAACGCTTTGGTGCTGTCTCACGAAAGCTTTCTTTAGATAATCTTTGTCAGCGTTCGCTCTCTTCGCTCTCGAAGGGAGCCGAGACGCTAGGATTAGCTACCGTAGCGAAACAAAGACTCTGCATAGCAATCAAAGCTTTAGCCTGATTTCATTCCAGCTAACTCACTACCCGCTTAGCCATGGATCAATTTCTAGGTTAACTTAAGGATGATTCGTTTACCTTCCAACACGTCCGTTGGGCGGGTGAGCTTTATTGGCACTTGAGCCGCAGTGAAAGTTCCGATTTGTTACAGGAAAATTCAAGAATGACACAACGTAAACGAGCGCTAATCACGGGTATTACGGGTCAAGATGGCTCCTATTTGAGTGAATTATTACTAGAAAAAGACTATGAAGTTCATGGAATTATTCGGCGAACTTCCACCTTTAATACCGATCGCATCGATCACATTTATGTAGACCCTCACAATGAAAACGCTCGGTTATTCCTCCACTACGGTGATTTAACCGATGGCGTAACCATGCGCCGAATTTTAGAAGAAGTAAAACCCGTAGAGATTTACAACTTAGGTGCACAATCCCATGTAAGGGTGAGTTTTGATTCACCGGAATACACGGTTGATTCTGTGGCAATGGGGACGCTACGTCTTTTGGAGGCAATTCGAGATTATCGCAATCGCACCGGAATTGATGTGCGTTTTTATCAGGCGGGTTCGTCTGAGATGTTTGGCAAGGTACAGGAAGTACCGCAAAAGGAAACAACGTCTTTTTATCCCCGCAGTCCCTATGCTTGTGCCAAGGTTTATGCCCACTGGCAAACCGTAAACTATCGCGAGTCTTACGGAATCTTTGCCTGTAATGGCATCTTATTTAATCACGAATCGCCGCGCCGAGGCGAAACATTTGTCACGCGCAAAATTACCAGAGCGATCGCTCGGATTGTAGCGGATCAACAGCAGAAACTCTACCTGGGTAATCTTGACTCCAAGCGAGACTGGGGTTACGCCAAAGACTATGTTCAGGCGATGTGGCTGATGTTGCAACAAGAGGAAGCGGATGATTACGTCGTCGCCACGGGTGAAACTCACTCCATTCGTGAATTTTTGGACATCTCCTTTGGTTATGTCAATCTCAATTGGCAAGACTACGTAGAGTTTGACCCCCGTTATCTACGTCCGGCTGAAGTTGATTTACTCATTGGTGACCCCAGCAAGGCAAAACAGAAGCTGGGTTGGGAACCTTCTGTGACCTTTGAAGAGTTAGTCGCTTTAATGGTAGAAGCCGATTTGCGAGCGTTGGGGCTAACTTCCCAGCATAGCCCAGAAGCTTCCGATTGGCAGGATAATGCCTATATTCGTCAGAGTGTAGGAAGCATCGTTGATTGAGGGGGTTCGCTAATTTCTAGTAGTTGCTAGATAATCAAATCGTGACGAAGAAAGCATGAAGTGTAAAGGATTCAGGATGAAAATACTCCAGCCATTCAACTCAAGACCCTAATATTGATCACAAGGGATAATTTCATACCTCATACATCATTCTTCAGCCTTCAGTTGACCGATCGCAAAGAGAGTTTCAGACGCTGGGCAAGGATTGCAAGACCAATGGCAACTTTAGATTTAAGTAATCAAAGGATTCTGGTAACCGGTGGCGCAGGATTTCTAGGGCGTCAGGTTATCGAGCAGCTCTGTACGGCGGGGGCAAAGCGAGAGAAAATTACAGTACCGCGATCGCGCGACTATGACCTTCGTTCCTTAGAAGCCTGCCAACAAGTCGTCCAGCAGCAAGATATCGTTATTCACCTTGCCGCCCACGTCGGTGGTATTGGGTTAAATCGAGACAAACCGGCTGAACTCTTCTATGACAACCTGATGATGGGCACTCAACTCATTCATACTGCCTATCAAGCAGGTGTTCAGAAGTTCGTGTGTGTGGGTACCATCTGCGCCTATCCTAAATTCACGCCAGTCCCGTTTAAAGAAGATGACCTCTGGAATGGCTATCCAGAAGAAACAAACGCCCCTTATGGCGTTGCCAAAAAAGCTCTCTTAGTCCAACTCCAAGCCTATCGACAGCAGTACGGATTCAATGGTATCTATCTGCTGCCCGTCAACTTATATGGCCCAGAAGATAACTTTGACCCCAAAAGTTCTCACGTTATCCCAGCTTTGATTCGCAAAGTACACGAAGCCCAACAAAAAGGAGAAAAGCAATTACCTGTATGGGGTGATGGAAGCCCGACTCGTGAGTTTCTCTACTCGACTGATGCGGCACGAGGAATTGTGATGGGAACTCAGTTTTACAATGACATAGAACCCGTTAATTTGGGCACAGGTGAAGAAATCTCAATTCGTAATTTAATTGAGCTCATTTGTGACTTGATGAAATTTGAGGGTGAAATTATCTGGGAAACGGATAAGCCGAATGGACAACCCCGTCGTTGTTTGGATATAGAACGGGCAGAGCAAGCGTTTGGCTTCACCGCCGAGGTAGGTTTTAAGGAAGGGCTAGAAAATACGATTAACTGGTATCGACAACATGCTACCTGATCAAAATAGGTCAACGTAGACGCCATGATGGTCACTCACCGATTTACCATCAGGGGTAAAGCCTTGCCAAGTATTCACTTGCTTGACTCGCTCTGCTGTCACTTGAACCATATTCTGTCCAAAGTGGAAGCATAAGCTGTCCGGCAACAAGGGAAAAACTCTGATGCTGTCGTAGGAACAACAGCGGCTAGAGCAGCCAGGTAGAACCATAAGTTGGCCGTAAGTTGAAAGGGGAAGGATAAGATGTCCTTGAGTTGATAAACTGACAATATCCTCCCATTGCTGCCAGAGAAAAAAATGCTGGACGGCGAACAGTTTGTGCGGTGGTGCCAGCAGCTCGGCTTGGCAGAATCGGCAAGGCAATACATCGAACTGTTACGCAGTTCGCCACCTGCGCGTGTGGTACGCAGTAGGGCAGGCAACGTGAGTGGTCGTTACCCCAGTCGGAAAATGGGCGTGACGATTCAATTTGAGAGCCACCACAACGAATTGGCAGGCATCTATGAAATGGAATATGACCCAGATGTGCTGGAATATTACGATCAACCCAGGGGGCTTAAACTTAGCTATCAAGCTCTGTGTGGTCGGAAAGTAGGAGTCCTGCATACCCCAGATTTCTTCGTGTTGCGCCAAACATCTGCTGGCTGGGAAGAGTGGAAAACACTTGATGAATTAGTGCGATTATCAGCTAAGATGCCTGCTCGCTACGTGAAAGAAATTGAAGGTCAATGGCACTGTCCCCCAGGAGAAGAAGTAGCACAAAGCTTGGGATTATATTATCGCATCCGCTGCAACGCTGAAATTGACTGGGTTTTCCAAAATAATCTTCATTTTCTCGAAGACTACTTGCAGCCGTCCCATTTGGATCTAGAAGAGAACGTTCGTGCCAACATCACATTACTGGTAGAACTTCATCCAGGAATTACCTTAGGTGAATTGCTACAACAGGGGTACAACTGTGACGAGGTTTATACCCTAATTGCCCAAAATCATTTAAAGGTGAATTGGCGAGGTGTCAACATAGCGCAACTTGGTTCACAGCGTCAAATCTTTCCGGCTAGTCAGAAAGTTTGTCAAACCGAAACAACCAAGTGGAGAAGAGCATCAACCTTAGAATTAGCCCCTAACTTAGTTGACCTAAAACCTGGTTCTCCTGTGGTGTGGAATGGAAAAAGCTTATCGATTCTCAATCGGGGAGAAACCCATACAGCCCTACTCAATGAAGAGGAAAAAGTCATCCAACTGCCCAACGTTGCCCTATTGGAATTAGTCAAACAGGGTGAGTTAACAGGTGTTGTCACCCACTCCTTACCATCTGCAAAAGAAGTCAATGACCTTTTAGCCAAGGCTAGCGTCGATGATTGTGCACAAGCCAACCGCCGCTATTCCATCATTGCTCCCTACCTAACGGGTGAACTCCAAACCTCAAATCAGGTCGTCAGTACACGTACAATTCGCCGTTGGTTGCATTCGTGGCAAAAAGCCCAAGAGCAATATGGATGTGGTTATGTAGGTTTATTGCCTCGCGTCAGCTCTAAAGGTAATCGCCAATCCAAATTACCGGAAGCGACACAAAAATCGTAGACGAATTCATTGCTAACAACTATCTAAATCTCAAACAGCAAGGAAAATTCGCCGTTTACAGTTCACTGGTACGAGCCTGTGAACAGCAAGGGATTACTCCTTGTAGCTACAAAACATTTGTCCGAAACATTCATCAAAAATCTAACTATGAACAGGCTTTGAAAAGGCAGGGGCGTAGGGCGGCTTACAAGCACGAACCTTTTTATTGGGAGCTAGAGGTAAACACCCCTAGGCACGGACAACGACCCTTTGAAATCTGCCATATTGACCATACACAATTAGATATTGAGCTAGTTAGCTCCCACACATCAGTAAATCTGGGTCGCCCTTGGGCTACCTTCCTAACAGACGCTTACTCACGACGAATACTAGCCGTTTATCTGTGTTTTGACCCACCGTCCTACCGTAGTTGCATGATGGTAATGCGCGAGTGTGTCCGTCGTCACGGACGCTTGCCCCACACGATAGTGGTGGATGGAGCCAAAGAATTCATGAGTGTTTACTTCGAGCGGCTACTAGCCGCTTACTCTTGCACGAAGAAAACCCGACCAGCGGCTAAACCCCGATTTGGTTCAGTATGCGAACGCTTGTTCGGGACAGCCAACACCATGTTGATTCACAATCTCCAGGGAAATACGCAAATTAACAAGAATTCTAGGGCTGTGACGAAAAGCGTTAATCCCCGTAATTTAGCTATTTGGACGCTGGGGAGTTTGTATCAGAATCTATGCGATTGGGCTTATGAATTTTACGACAACAAGGAGCATCCGGCACTCTTGAAAAGCCCAAGAGCAGCTTTTTCAGATGGCTTGTTGCAAACCGGATTGCGCCCACATAAACTGATTCCTTACGATGAAACCTTTCGGATTTTGACCCTACCAACAACATCCAAAGGAACTGCCAAAGTCATTCCTAATCAAGGAGTCAAAATTAACCACATCTACTATTGGCATAATAGTTTTCGGAATCCGGAAATTGAAAAGACTCAAGTTCTCGTGCGCTATGACCCAAATGATGTTGGGATTGCCTATGCCTACATAAAAGGTCAGTGGGTAAATTGCATCTCGCAGCACTATAGTAGCTTAGCGGGTCACTCAGAGCGAGAAATGATAGCAGCAAGCGTCCAGTTGCGTCAACAACATAAGAATCACTCCAAACAATTTACAATCACAGCCAAAGCCCTCGCTGAATTTCTAGCAAGTACAGAAGCCCAAGAAGTTATCTTAGAGCAACGCTTACGGGATGTAGAAGCCAAAGAGGTTTTAGCAATAATTGATGGAGTCAAAATGAAGCGACCTGAAGAACAGCCTCCAGCCTCCGAGTGCCTTTCACTTCCTATAAGTCGAGAAACCTCTCCTAATAGAGATGAGATTGATTCTGAAGAAATTGAACCTTATGAGGAGTTTTGGTAATGCCCTCTGCCAAGCATTTTCCTCCAGAACTCTTAGCTGCAACTCCAGCGGAGAAATTGGCTTACTTTGAAAGTTGTACGGTAGTACACAGGCAATTAAAAATTGCTTATGAAGCTGTAATAGATGCCGTCAATAATCCTGGAGGAGCTTCATTAATCTTTTGTTTGGTCCTACCGGGGTGGGGAAAACAACCTTACTCCATCAAGTTGTGAAAGTGCTAATAGAGCAGAACTCCAGAGCTATGCAACTTGATTGTGGGCATATTCCTGTTGCTTATGTAGAAGCTCGCGCTCCCGAATCCGGGTCTTTCGACTGGAAAGATTATTATAAAAGCGTCTTGATAGCTTTAGCTGACCCCTTCGTTGATTATAAACTCAGAACTGGCAGTAGCCGAATTGAGGGCAGGGGTTCGGCTCAACGTCTAGTTAAATCAAGAGCCAACCTTTCAGATTTACGAGAGGATGTAGCCGCAATTATCCAACAACGTCGGTTAATTGTATTTCTAGTTGATGAAGCCCAACGCTTCACTAAAATGGCATCGGGACGAAGACAACAAGACCAAATGGATGCCATTCAGTCAATGGCAAGTTTCACGTCCACCCGACACGGACTTTTTGGCACTTATGAACTGCTACAGTTAAGAAATTTAAGCGGTCAATTGAGCCGCCGCAGTTTAGATATTCACTTTCCTCGTTATCAAGCGGATTGCTCACAGGACGTTAAAGATTTCAAACGGGTACTCAAAAGCTTTGCCTGCCAAATGCCCTTGTTAGAAGTCCCTGATTTAGAGCAGCATTGGGAATACTTTTACGAACGCAGTATCGGTTGTGTCGGGATAGTGAAAGATTGGCTGACACAAGCTTTGAGAAAAGCGTTGGGAGAATCAGCCTCTACCCTGAGCTTGGCACATCTTACACCTTATGCTCCCAGTGTTTCTAAATGTATGCAAATGGCAACTGAGGCGATAGAAGGTGAGAAAGCGCTGCTCCAATCGGAGAGCGAACTGAGCCGATTGCGTCAAAAATTGGGATTAACTGTTAAGGAGCCACCAACAGCAACAGAAGCCTTGCTCAATAGCCCGACCCGTTCTACGGCTAATAAAAAAGACAAGAAAACAAAGAAACGTCGTCCGGGAGAGCGTAATCCTCAACGGGATGTCATCGGAGGCGCTCCCAGTGTCAGTTGAAAGCTGGAGTAATCATCAACTGTGGTATTCAAAAACCACAACAATTCCAGAGCGTAGCCGCCTGCATCCTCTTGAACCCATCGGTGTAGGAACGCCGACAGTAGAGAGTTTAACCAGTTATGTGGCTCGGTTGGCAGCAGCTCATCGAGTACCTACGGGTATTTTGCTAGCTCAAGAAGTCGCTCAACAAGTCAGTAGATATCAGGGCAATCAGCATCAAGGGTTATCCAGATGGTTTTTCCGTGTCTTTTTCAACGATACGGGGGCCTGGAATGGCATGGGAATTATGGCATCTGAGCCAGTTCATGTGTTAGAAGCACGAACCAAGCAGCATCAGTTACGGTTTCTCACTTTGTTACGTTGGGCTAACGTTTTACCGTCACGAGGTTTACTTCGTACCAACAAGGCTTGGTGTCCCGTGTGCTATGACGATTGGGAGCGTTGTGGCAAACCCATCTACGAGCCTTTATTATGGTCGCTCCAGGTAGTGACAACTTGTCCTGTTCATCAACAAGTTTTATGGCATCAATGTCCCAATTGTCGGCGGTCGCTCTACCCTCTAGAGTGGAATTCCCGACCGGGTTTCTGCTCTAGATGCCAACAGTGGTTGGGTGTGAGTTCATTTTTGAGTACAGGCGAGACCTCTTTTGATGCTTCCCCAGTAGAGCCACCTGATTGGGAATGGCAGATTTTTGTTGTGTACTCCGTGGGAAAAATTCTAGAGCAAGCACCTTTTCTTGAGTCTGTGCCAGCTAGAGAAAATCTGGCATTTTGTATTGACTTATGTATTCAAAAAGCTACCAACGGTAATGCTAAAGCTTTTGCTGAGTTAATGTACCTGAGTGCTTCCGTACCAGGAGAATGGCGATGTGGTCAAGCACTGGCACAATTAGGTTTGCTCTTACGAGTTTGTTGGTGTCTTTCTATTCCTTTAGTTGATTTCCTCACTGGCCGGGTAGTGATTGAGCAACCGCTATCGTTGAAGGTTTTGCCTATCACTCAACAAAGGAGAAAAACTAATCGGCGCTTTGATGCGCTGAAAGTACAAATGTTTTTAGAGGCAGCTTTGTCTTTTGAACCACCCCAGTCTCTCAAGCAAGTGGCTGCTACTATTGGATACGACCCTGGCGATATCTCCCGATTTTTCCCAGACTTGTGCCACCAAATTTCCGCTCGTTACAGATTATACCGACAAGCAATCAGAAAGTCCTAGCTATAATAATGCCATTCCCCAAGTCTATCTCCAGGTACTCGCAAGCGGTTCAAGTCTAGTTACCTCGTCCCACCACGTCGAAGTATAAAGTGACCACAGTTTTTTGGACAACTTATGCTTCCACTTTGGACAGGATATGGTTCAAGTGACATCTGCCCAGTCTTTGCTGAAACAAATGTGGTCAATGTTGAATGGAATCTTATCGGTAACACAAACAAGGTCGTTTTCTTGTAGTGCCTCACTCAACATGTTCCGTCCTTGATGGGTTCCGTATCCAGTCAAACCACTCAGCGTTTGGTTAAAGTCACCCGCTACACATAAGGGCAAACCTTGATTCAGTTTTGCCCAATCCTGACAATGAGATGCGATCGATTTGTAATGTTCTTGCCACTTCTTCGCTGTCCCTGTTGGGCCTTTATCGTTTGCCCAAGTAATAATGGTTCCATAGACGAGAAAGTGAGCAAGCGGCGCTAAAATTTCAGCGCACACAGCAATTGAAGGATCGAAAGTGGGAAACGTCCTCCCGATTGGGTAGCGAGACCAAATAGTTGAACAATTTTCTCCAGGATTATGATATTCAGATATTGGAGATGTGGCAATTTTTGAGTAATTATTTTTGGGATTGATAACACGATTGGTCTCAGTGAGTATCCAAATATCAGCGTTTATTTCATCAATTTGTTCCTGAATTATCGGATTTTTTTTCCAACCTCCAAGCTTTGGACGCTCAAGATTCCAGGTCGCAATTCTCATAGATTTTGGCATTTTTTATCAATAAATTATGAAATAATTTATTTTGACGCCTTTACCGTTATTGGTGTTGAATAATGGGTAGCTCAATCACAAACTCTGTCCCTTGGGTCACGGCTGAATGATAGAATAACTTTCCTTGATGTCGCTCAACAACAATCTGATAGCTGATCGATAATCCCAACCCTGTCCCCTTGCCAGGGGGTTTGGTGGTAAAGAAGGGGTCAAATAACCGAGGTTGAATATCTACGGGTATACTTACCCCATTGTCAGTGATGCGGATCATTACTCGATTTTCTTCGACCCGTGCCGTGCGAATCCAAATTGTTGGGGATGGATGGTGAGAGTCTTCCGTTTCATCACTGATGCTGGATAATTCACAAGCCTCTTCCAATGCATCGATCGCATTACTCAGGATATTCATAAAAACTTGATTAAGCTGACCTGGGTAACACTCTATCAAGGGGAGTTGTTCATACTCTCTAATGACCTGAATTTCGGGACGATGAGGCTGTTGCTTCAATCGGTGTTGCAAGATTAGCAGAGTACTATCCATGCCTTCATGAATATTGACCGACTTAAGTTCTGTTTCATCCAGGCGGGAAAAGTTCCTCAAGGACATAACAATTTGAGTGATTCGTTCCGCCCCTTCTTTCATCGAATCTAAAAGTTTGGGAAAATCTTCGGCAATAAATTCGGGTTCAATCTGTTCGAGTTGTTCGGCAATTTCTGCGATTGGATGGGGATAATGGCATTGATACAAGTCAATTAGATTTAACAAATCTTGAGCATACTCCCTCGCTGGATGGATATTGCCATAGATAAAACTGGTGGGATTGTTGATTTCATGAGCCACTCCTGCCACTAATTGTCCTAAACTAGCCATTTTTTCTTTCTGCACCAATTGGGCTTGAGTTTGTTGCAGTTCTTGCAATGCTCGTTCTAACTGCATTGCTTTCTCTTGTTCTCTCTGCGTAAAATCGCGCAGGGCTTGTTCAGCTTGCTGGCGCTCGGTGATCTCTTCAAACATGTACAATCGACCAAAATAGCGATCTCCCTCATCACGAATTTGAGCCGAAAAACGACGAATCGTGCGTCCCCCAACAAAAGGAATTTCATCTTCGACTACGGCTCGATTTTCCTCCGATTGCAGGGGTTTGCAGGATTCGGCAAAAGCAGCAACATCGGCAAGCAAGGGAATACAGGCGGGAATAATATCGTTGTTTTTGAGTTCACCCCGTTCCATAGACTCCTCTAGATGTTCAATCCCCCAAATTTCACAGAAGCGATGGTTGAAGTAGAGTATGGCATCGGTGCGGTTGTCTACGACAAAGAACGCCAAGGGAGAGGCGCTAGTCATGGAACGCAAGAACGCTTGATCCCAACGCAATTGGGCTTCAAACTGCTGGCGCTCAGTGATATCACGGCAAACACAAATAATTCCCCCGTCCTCCGTCAAGGTGAGGGATACCTCTTCGGCAAACGTACTCCCATCCCCTCTTTTGGCGATCGCTTCTCCGTGCCACCGTCCTGTTTGTAATAAAATAGGCAAACAGTCTTGTTCCAGGCGCTGGATTTCATCGGAGGAATAAAGTTCGTGCCATGTCTTCCCTAGGAGTTCGGTGCTGTTGTCGTAACCAAACAGCCTGACATGCGCCTAGTTCAAATAGGTGTACTCCTGCTGAGCATTAGTGATCGCAATGCCATCCATCGCCGCTTCTACCGCCGCTAACTGTCGCCGTAGGGTTTCTTCCGATTTCTTGCGATCGGTAATGTCTTCGACAACATAGGAAAAGCGCGATCGCCCGTTTGCCACTTTGCCGATAAAACATACGGTTGCGGATAACCATCTCGAATGCGTTGCTGTATTATGTTGGTACTCAAAACGAACGGGAGTGCCTGTGCGTTCACTCTCTCGGTAGTTTTCGAGCCACTGCTGTATGTGAGCCGGGGAAACTCCTAACTGACTCGCCAGTTGATTTCGCGTGGCATCCGGAGTCGTCCCAAAAAATTGCGCGGTTGTTTGGTTGTCAGAAAGATGCAAAATATCATCATCGAGTAGTTCCACCACACCCATCATCAGAGGAGAACTATTGTA of the Allocoleopsis franciscana PCC 7113 genome contains:
- a CDS encoding glycosyltransferase, giving the protein MSLKYALVHEWLTPQATGGSELVVQEVLQHIEADVYALIDFESTNPQSYLFGRSIGTTFLQSLPFARNGVQKYLPLLPIAIEQLDLRDYDVILSSSHAVAKGILSTPQQLHICYCHTPMRYAWDLTFDYLSSSRMGRGPQGLITRYLLHQLRQWDALSANRVDYFIANSVHTARRIWRCYRRQATVIYPPVNIERFPFQTQKEDFYLTVSRLVSYKRVSLIVQAFNQLGLPLVVIGTGPDLEAIRKLAQPNVQVLGFQPDSVVEQYMTRAKAFVYAACEDFGIALVEAQACGTPVIAYGAGGALETVRDIRQHPNSGTGLFFQSQSADALIEAVNTFERSKNSFSPEQGRLNAAGFAPKIFGDRYLAFLEQCQEGYKSQFSPENFKFPQAYSP
- a CDS encoding sugar transferase produces the protein MTAESQLISVKMLRAFVKRGIQPLASRSRPRGLSRHRLNGDFAKRLFDVMFSLSVLISFLPIYLVLALLIAISSPGPIFYVQERVGRNYQSFGCLKFRTMVQNADEILTDLMETSPHLREEFEDNFKLKKDPRITGIGKFLRLTSLDEFPQFWNVLKGDMSVVGPRPLVPEELPKYGRNMDKVLTIRPGITGLWQVSGRNDIPYPLRVQMDVYYVNFRNFWLDLWLIFKTLGVIIFPKNNGAY
- the gmd gene encoding GDP-mannose 4,6-dehydratase; its protein translation is MTQRKRALITGITGQDGSYLSELLLEKDYEVHGIIRRTSTFNTDRIDHIYVDPHNENARLFLHYGDLTDGVTMRRILEEVKPVEIYNLGAQSHVRVSFDSPEYTVDSVAMGTLRLLEAIRDYRNRTGIDVRFYQAGSSEMFGKVQEVPQKETTSFYPRSPYACAKVYAHWQTVNYRESYGIFACNGILFNHESPRRGETFVTRKITRAIARIVADQQQKLYLGNLDSKRDWGYAKDYVQAMWLMLQQEEADDYVVATGETHSIREFLDISFGYVNLNWQDYVEFDPRYLRPAEVDLLIGDPSKAKQKLGWEPSVTFEELVALMVEADLRALGLTSQHSPEASDWQDNAYIRQSVGSIVD
- a CDS encoding GDP-L-fucose synthase family protein produces the protein MATLDLSNQRILVTGGAGFLGRQVIEQLCTAGAKREKITVPRSRDYDLRSLEACQQVVQQQDIVIHLAAHVGGIGLNRDKPAELFYDNLMMGTQLIHTAYQAGVQKFVCVGTICAYPKFTPVPFKEDDLWNGYPEETNAPYGVAKKALLVQLQAYRQQYGFNGIYLLPVNLYGPEDNFDPKSSHVIPALIRKVHEAQQKGEKQLPVWGDGSPTREFLYSTDAARGIVMGTQFYNDIEPVNLGTGEEISIRNLIELICDLMKFEGEIIWETDKPNGQPRRCLDIERAEQAFGFTAEVGFKEGLENTINWYRQHAT
- a CDS encoding TnsA endonuclease N-terminal domain-containing protein; this translates as MLDGEQFVRWCQQLGLAESARQYIELLRSSPPARVVRSRAGNVSGRYPSRKMGVTIQFESHHNELAGIYEMEYDPDVLEYYDQPRGLKLSYQALCGRKVGVLHTPDFFVLRQTSAGWEEWKTLDELVRLSAKMPARYVKEIEGQWHCPPGEEVAQSLGLYYRIRCNAEIDWVFQNNLHFLEDYLQPSHLDLEENVRANITLLVELHPGITLGELLQQGYNCDEVYTLIAQNHLKVNWRGVNIAQLGSQRQIFPASQKVCQTETTKWRRASTLELAPNLVDLKPGSPVVWNGKSLSILNRGETHTALLNEEEKVIQLPNVALLELVKQGELTGVVTHSLPSAKEVNDLLAKASVDDCAQANRRYSIIAPYLTGELQTSNQVVSTRTIRRWLHSWQKAQEQYGCGYVGLLPRVSSKGNRQSKLPEATQKS
- a CDS encoding transposase family protein yields the protein MKRQGRRAAYKHEPFYWELEVNTPRHGQRPFEICHIDHTQLDIELVSSHTSVNLGRPWATFLTDAYSRRILAVYLCFDPPSYRSCMMVMRECVRRHGRLPHTIVVDGAKEFMSVYFERLLAAYSCTKKTRPAAKPRFGSVCERLFGTANTMLIHNLQGNTQINKNSRAVTKSVNPRNLAIWTLGSLYQNLCDWAYEFYDNKEHPALLKSPRAAFSDGLLQTGLRPHKLIPYDETFRILTLPTTSKGTAKVIPNQGVKINHIYYWHNSFRNPEIEKTQVLVRYDPNDVGIAYAYIKGQWVNCISQHYSSLAGHSEREMIAASVQLRQQHKNHSKQFTITAKALAEFLASTEAQEVILEQRLRDVEAKEVLAIIDGVKMKRPEEQPPASECLSLPISRETSPNRDEIDSEEIEPYEEFW
- a CDS encoding ATP-binding protein, which codes for MFGPTGVGKTTLLHQVVKVLIEQNSRAMQLDCGHIPVAYVEARAPESGSFDWKDYYKSVLIALADPFVDYKLRTGSSRIEGRGSAQRLVKSRANLSDLREDVAAIIQQRRLIVFLVDEAQRFTKMASGRRQQDQMDAIQSMASFTSTRHGLFGTYELLQLRNLSGQLSRRSLDIHFPRYQADCSQDVKDFKRVLKSFACQMPLLEVPDLEQHWEYFYERSIGCVGIVKDWLTQALRKALGESASTLSLAHLTPYAPSVSKCMQMATEAIEGEKALLQSESELSRLRQKLGLTVKEPPTATEALLNSPTRSTANKKDKKTKKRRPGERNPQRDVIGGAPSVS
- a CDS encoding TniQ family protein; translated protein: MSVESWSNHQLWYSKTTTIPERSRLHPLEPIGVGTPTVESLTSYVARLAAAHRVPTGILLAQEVAQQVSRYQGNQHQGLSRWFFRVFFNDTGAWNGMGIMASEPVHVLEARTKQHQLRFLTLLRWANVLPSRGLLRTNKAWCPVCYDDWERCGKPIYEPLLWSLQVVTTCPVHQQVLWHQCPNCRRSLYPLEWNSRPGFCSRCQQWLGVSSFLSTGETSFDASPVEPPDWEWQIFVVYSVGKILEQAPFLESVPARENLAFCIDLCIQKATNGNAKAFAELMYLSASVPGEWRCGQALAQLGLLLRVCWCLSIPLVDFLTGRVVIEQPLSLKVLPITQQRRKTNRRFDALKVQMFLEAALSFEPPQSLKQVAATIGYDPGDISRFFPDLCHQISARYRLYRQAIRKS